Proteins encoded in a region of the Poecile atricapillus isolate bPoeAtr1 chromosome 26, bPoeAtr1.hap1, whole genome shotgun sequence genome:
- the LOC131588475 gene encoding zinc finger protein CKR1-like isoform X2, which produces MGGSAVPPVPTVPKGPWQVRRRGWDYFTSRGLWVSAAASWPLLSRIPSWASGAELFSASPPLCPGGEALWSWGARGGSGHRPLSTASAWERRALLLRKSLVEAAAGSAGSRGAADGRGFWGAPREQSALYWVLPPAMEPWVLLDPRQKALYLDVMHESYETLMSLAQGLVSEKAAENRALESGAGLGPHSPHSLEREKPLGSNRRKSKRPGKAVLPGTPKPTVLPKPSCVKPVRGKGAARERPFACADCGKSFPWASHLERHRRVHTGERPFGCPECGETYSQNSHLLQHRRTHLSDRPHKCGDCGKRFAIAAELAAHGHGHAADKPHKCEDCGKGFVWASHLERHRRVHTGEKPFECPECGEAFSQASHLAKHRRSHTGERPHRCLACGKTFCQSSDLARHRHTHLGRRALHCGDCGKLFRAGPALARHQRCHRREHLHRCTDCGKSFVWASHLERHRRVHTGERPFPCSSCGERFTQKVHLLQHRKTHSPERPYECGDCGKCFGEPTWPWCTNVVHQRGHAVQKSYTCGDCGKGFAWASHLERHRRVHTGEKPFECPECGEAFSQGSHLTKHRRSHLPKAAGQSPLTRTQLAGDMTGAHSSEDQ; this is translated from the exons ATGGGGGGCTCAGCGGTTCCCCCCGTTCCCACAGTTCCAAAGGGTCCATGGCAGGTTCGGAGACGGGGCTGGGATTACTTTACCTCTAGAGGGCTCTGGGTAAGCGCAGCTGCTTCTTGGCCTCTCCTCTCCCGGATACCGTCTTGGGCTTCCGGAGCGGAGCTGTTCTCGGCATCGCCTCCATTGTGTCCTGGCGGGGAGGCTTTGTGGTCCTGGGGTGCAAGGGGGGGGTCTGGGCATCGCCCCCTCTCTACAGCCTCAGCGTGGGAACGGAGGGCGCTTCTCCTAAGGAAAAGCCTtgtggaagcagctgcaggTTCGGCTGGCAGCCGAGGAGCCGCAGACGGCAG gggattttggggagccCCGAGGGAGCAATCTGCATTGTACTGGGtgctccctcctgccatggAGCCGTGGGTGCTGCTGGATCCGCGGCAGAAGGCCCTGTACCTTGACGTGATGCACGAGAGCTACGAGACCCTCATGTCCCTGG ctcaggggctgGTGAGTGAAAAAGCAGCGGAGAACAGAGCATTGGAGAGCGGTGCTGGGCTCGGACCGCACTCACCCCACAGTTTGGAGCGGGAGAAGCCCCTCGGCTCAAACAGGCGCAAATCGAAGCGCCCAGGCAAAGCCGTGCTCCCTGGTACTCCGAAACCCACCGTGCTCCCCAAACCCAGCTGTGTCAAACCCGTGCGTGGAAAAGGAGCAGCCCGGGAGCGGCCATTTGCCTGTGCCgactgtgggaagagcttcccCTGGGCATCGCACCTGGAGCGTCACCGGCGCGTCCACACGGGCGAGCGGCCCTTTGGCTGCCCTGAGTGCGGTGAGACCTACAGCCAGAACTCTCACCTGCTGCAACATCGCCGCACCCACCTCAGCGACCGCCCACACAAGTGCGGTGACTGCGGCAAGCGCTTCGCCATCGCGGCCGAGCTGGCGGCCCACGGCCACGGCCATGCCGCTGACAAACCCCACAAGTGCGAGGACTGTGGAAAGGGCTTTGTGTGGGCATCGCACCTGGAGCGGCACCGCCGTGTTCACACCGGTGAGAAGCCCTtcgagtgccccgagtgcggtGAGGCTTTCAGCCAGGCCTCGCACCTCGCCAAGCACCGCCGCAGCCACACAGGTGAGCGGCCGCACCGCTGCCTGGCTTGTGGGAAGACCTTCTGCCAGAGCTCCGACCTGGCACGGCACCgtcacacacacctgggcaggAGGGCCCTGCACTGCGGAGACTGTGGGAAGCTGTTCCGGGCGGGCCCAGCACTGGCGCGGCACCAGCGGTGCCATCGCCGGGAACACTTGCACCGCTGCACCGACTGCGGGAAGAGCTTTGTGTGGGCATCCCACCTGGAGCGGCACCGGCGCGTCCACACAGGTGAGCGGCccttcccctgcagcagctgtggcgagcGCTTCACCCAGAAGGTTCATCTGCTGCAGCACCGCAAGACCCACTCGCcggagaggccctacgagtgcGGTGACTGCGGCAAGTGCTTTGGGGAACCAACGTGGCCATGGTGCACCAACGTGGTGCACCAACGTGGCCATGCCGTGCAAAAGAGCTACACCTGTGgcgactgcgggaagggctttGCCTGGGCGTCCCACCTGGAGCGGCACCGCCGTGTTCACACCGGCGAGAAGCCCTtcgagtgccccgagtgcggcGAGGCTTTCAGCCAGGGCTCGCACCTCACCAAGCACCGCCGTAGCCACCTCCCCAAGGCCGCGGGGCAGTCACCCCTCACCAGGACACAGCTCGCTGGGGACATGACTGGAGCTCACAGCAGTGAGGACCAGTAA
- the LOC131588475 gene encoding zinc finger protein CKR1-like isoform X1: MGGSAVPPVPTVPKGPWQVRRRGWDYFTSRGLWVSAAASWPLLSRIPSWASGAELFSASPPLCPGGEALWSWGARGGSGHRPLSTASAWERRALLLRKSLVEAAAGSAGSRGAADGRGFWGAPREQSALYWVLPPAMEPWVLLDPRQKALYLDVMHESYETLMSLAAQGLVSEKAAENRALESGAGLGPHSPHSLEREKPLGSNRRKSKRPGKAVLPGTPKPTVLPKPSCVKPVRGKGAARERPFACADCGKSFPWASHLERHRRVHTGERPFGCPECGETYSQNSHLLQHRRTHLSDRPHKCGDCGKRFAIAAELAAHGHGHAADKPHKCEDCGKGFVWASHLERHRRVHTGEKPFECPECGEAFSQASHLAKHRRSHTGERPHRCLACGKTFCQSSDLARHRHTHLGRRALHCGDCGKLFRAGPALARHQRCHRREHLHRCTDCGKSFVWASHLERHRRVHTGERPFPCSSCGERFTQKVHLLQHRKTHSPERPYECGDCGKCFGEPTWPWCTNVVHQRGHAVQKSYTCGDCGKGFAWASHLERHRRVHTGEKPFECPECGEAFSQGSHLTKHRRSHLPKAAGQSPLTRTQLAGDMTGAHSSEDQ, from the exons ATGGGGGGCTCAGCGGTTCCCCCCGTTCCCACAGTTCCAAAGGGTCCATGGCAGGTTCGGAGACGGGGCTGGGATTACTTTACCTCTAGAGGGCTCTGGGTAAGCGCAGCTGCTTCTTGGCCTCTCCTCTCCCGGATACCGTCTTGGGCTTCCGGAGCGGAGCTGTTCTCGGCATCGCCTCCATTGTGTCCTGGCGGGGAGGCTTTGTGGTCCTGGGGTGCAAGGGGGGGGTCTGGGCATCGCCCCCTCTCTACAGCCTCAGCGTGGGAACGGAGGGCGCTTCTCCTAAGGAAAAGCCTtgtggaagcagctgcaggTTCGGCTGGCAGCCGAGGAGCCGCAGACGGCAG gggattttggggagccCCGAGGGAGCAATCTGCATTGTACTGGGtgctccctcctgccatggAGCCGTGGGTGCTGCTGGATCCGCGGCAGAAGGCCCTGTACCTTGACGTGATGCACGAGAGCTACGAGACCCTCATGTCCCTGG cagctcaggggctgGTGAGTGAAAAAGCAGCGGAGAACAGAGCATTGGAGAGCGGTGCTGGGCTCGGACCGCACTCACCCCACAGTTTGGAGCGGGAGAAGCCCCTCGGCTCAAACAGGCGCAAATCGAAGCGCCCAGGCAAAGCCGTGCTCCCTGGTACTCCGAAACCCACCGTGCTCCCCAAACCCAGCTGTGTCAAACCCGTGCGTGGAAAAGGAGCAGCCCGGGAGCGGCCATTTGCCTGTGCCgactgtgggaagagcttcccCTGGGCATCGCACCTGGAGCGTCACCGGCGCGTCCACACGGGCGAGCGGCCCTTTGGCTGCCCTGAGTGCGGTGAGACCTACAGCCAGAACTCTCACCTGCTGCAACATCGCCGCACCCACCTCAGCGACCGCCCACACAAGTGCGGTGACTGCGGCAAGCGCTTCGCCATCGCGGCCGAGCTGGCGGCCCACGGCCACGGCCATGCCGCTGACAAACCCCACAAGTGCGAGGACTGTGGAAAGGGCTTTGTGTGGGCATCGCACCTGGAGCGGCACCGCCGTGTTCACACCGGTGAGAAGCCCTtcgagtgccccgagtgcggtGAGGCTTTCAGCCAGGCCTCGCACCTCGCCAAGCACCGCCGCAGCCACACAGGTGAGCGGCCGCACCGCTGCCTGGCTTGTGGGAAGACCTTCTGCCAGAGCTCCGACCTGGCACGGCACCgtcacacacacctgggcaggAGGGCCCTGCACTGCGGAGACTGTGGGAAGCTGTTCCGGGCGGGCCCAGCACTGGCGCGGCACCAGCGGTGCCATCGCCGGGAACACTTGCACCGCTGCACCGACTGCGGGAAGAGCTTTGTGTGGGCATCCCACCTGGAGCGGCACCGGCGCGTCCACACAGGTGAGCGGCccttcccctgcagcagctgtggcgagcGCTTCACCCAGAAGGTTCATCTGCTGCAGCACCGCAAGACCCACTCGCcggagaggccctacgagtgcGGTGACTGCGGCAAGTGCTTTGGGGAACCAACGTGGCCATGGTGCACCAACGTGGTGCACCAACGTGGCCATGCCGTGCAAAAGAGCTACACCTGTGgcgactgcgggaagggctttGCCTGGGCGTCCCACCTGGAGCGGCACCGCCGTGTTCACACCGGCGAGAAGCCCTtcgagtgccccgagtgcggcGAGGCTTTCAGCCAGGGCTCGCACCTCACCAAGCACCGCCGTAGCCACCTCCCCAAGGCCGCGGGGCAGTCACCCCTCACCAGGACACAGCTCGCTGGGGACATGACTGGAGCTCACAGCAGTGAGGACCAGTAA
- the IL4I1 gene encoding L-amino-acid oxidase: MTGFVLFQILLLAGLLSAKWFPCFPEYCLHDQDYEELLKIVQDGLEPTAHPAHVVVVGAGIGGLTAAKLLQDAGHKVTILERSGWVGGRIRTYRPEGQDWYVELGPMRLPGKHRLVREFIRQFNLKLNPFIQRDNNTWYFLKGARVRAEEVNRNPDILNYTVKPSERGKSAVQLYREVLNKAFKKFQTTDCRKYLAQHDSFSTKEYLIKVGGLSRGAVEMIGDLLNEDSGFYLSFLASLWDFSIFSEESFDEITGGFDQLPRAFHKALPNVIQFNCTVEKIMTKGKKVRVFYRAPDTLAPTIITADYVLVTSSAKATRHIQFLPPLSPAKAHALRSINYASSSKIILACSEKFWEKDGIHGGYSITDRPSRFIYYPSHNFSSGVGIILASYTWTNDAEFFLPLTEEKCLDVVLQDLADIHQVSKEYLQYTCDQHVIQKWQLDQHSLGAFAAFTPYQFVDYSQALFTHEGRVHFAGEHTAQPHAWIDTAMKSAIRASSNIHHDSSEGLATGRESFGRLAHREEL, from the exons ATGACTGGGTTTG TCCTCTTCCAAATCCTCCTGCTTGCGGGTCTCCTGAGTGCCAAGTGGTTCCCATGCTTTCCCGAGTATTGTCTGCATGACCAGGACTACGAGGAGCTGCTGAAGATCGTCCAGGATGGGCTGGAGCCCACAGCTCACCCGGCGCACGTGGTCGTGGTGGGCGCGGGGATTGGTGGGCTGACAGCAGCCAAGCTGCTCCAGGATGCTGGGCACAAG GTTACCATTCTGGAAAGGAGCGGCTGGGTCGGGGGGCGCATCCGGACGTACCGCCCTGAGGGACAGGACTGGTACGTGGAGCTGGGACCCATGCGCCTGCCAGGCAAGCACAG GCTTGTCCGTGAATTCATCCGCCAGTTCAACCTGAAGCTGAATCCCTTCATCCAGAGGGACAACAACACCTGGTACTTCCTGAAGGGTGCTCGGGTCAGGGCTGAGGAGGTAAACAGGAACCCTGACATCCTGAATTACACAGTGAAGCCATCAGAGAGGGGCAAGAGTGCTGTCCAACTGTACCGGGAGGTACTGAACAAG gcttttAAGAAGTTCCAGACCACTGATTGCAGGAAGTATCTGGCTCAACACGACTCCTTCTCCACCAAG GAATATTTGATCAAGGTGGGGGGGCTGAGCCGAGGAGCTGTTGAGATGATCGGTGACTTGCTGAATGAGGACTCAGGGTTTTACCTGTCCTTCCTCGCCTCACTGTGGGACTTCAGCATCTTCTCTGAAGAGAG CTTTGATGAAATCACTGGAGGGTTTGACCAGCTGCCCAGAGCCTTCCACAAGGCGCTGCCCAACGTCATCCAGTTCAACTGCACTGTGGAGAAGATCATGACAAAGGGCAAAAAAGTCCGAGTGTTCTACCGTGCTCCGGACACGCTGGCCCCAACCATCATCACTGCAGATTATGTCCTTGTCACCTCCAGTGCCAAAGCTACCAGGCACATCCAGTTCCTGCCACCGCTGTCCCCTGCCAAGGCCCATGCCCTGCGCTCCATCAACTATGCAAGTTCCTCCAAAATTATCCTGGCATGCTCCGAGAAGTTCTGGGAGAAGGACGGGATCCACGGAGGGTACTCCATCACCGACCGCCCCTCCCGCTTCATCTACTACCCCAGCCACAACTTCTCCAGTGGGGTGGGCATCATCCTGGCTTCCTACACCTGGACCAATGATGCCGAGTTCTTCCTGCCCCTCACAGAAGAGAAGTGCCTGGATGTGGTGCTCCAAGACCTGGCAGACATCCACCAGGTGAGCAAGGAGTACCTGCAATACACCTGTGACCAGCATGTGATCCAGAAGTGGCAGCTGGACCAACACTCCCTGGGGGCTTTTGCTGCCTTCACCCCGTACCAGTTTGTGGATTACTCGCAGGCCCTGTTCACTCACGAGGGCCGGGTCCACTTTGCCGGGgaacacacagcccagccccacgcCTGGATCGACACTGCCATGAAATCGGCCATCAGGGCCAGCAGCAACATCCACCATGACAGTAGTGAAGGCCTGGCAACAGGCAGGGAGTCGTTTGGGAGACTTGCACACAGGGAAGAGCTCTGA